The following are encoded in a window of Primulina eburnea isolate SZY01 chromosome 4, ASM2296580v1, whole genome shotgun sequence genomic DNA:
- the LOC140830830 gene encoding uncharacterized protein: MDLKGKSWVGSIYQKFETICQEVDNFVSKDTMKFVENRAQNIGVSVKRLYSDMEQDEIPPLKCDTKPEARSGIGKQADIRDHDTPISSNMTKFSLDDKLLPVEQGSNDTLNKCDTSRRSDVGLVTSPTMTRGADSFHKTKTSVSLKEDGGIIVRNDSGEGVEEKISKVMRPVTVNPSSKNQILCVTSDEENHDECNTALDMACLPSLSVHEAELLAFKQQGSIWNSFSDEAEYFSNVPSNGWLSEGELLLGLEFGLEEDKSLPQQLEASADKGHQHDSPLMDSTTLLACDAARKRSQTCETLHDSFSTKNEQSMDSNAVQSSEIESSSCSHDDEKVESGVLSSSQDTPSISLNLLASTSANYTLTAENICYTPVGSNGYNHHISVVPACSPSSATVSNEIKAVEMLPTFSTIKSNDYNVSTTHGSVSVVSSESLHPQCYKGAQSTLLMSPSESGISCLYIDDLNMETIDLSTDEKHDVFNTNFYRATLYRQKNFRYYKKLLKDTFSSRKRLSKEYEHLAILHGDVDMESTHIFEPSSLPLSTASLNMATSQPSHKISDSDWEVL, translated from the exons ATGGATTTAAAAGGCAAGTCGTGGGTTGGGAGCATATATCAAAAGTTTGAGACAATTTGTCAGGAGGTCGACAACTTTGTGAGCAAG GATACCATGAAGTTTGTTGAGAATCGGGCGCAGAATATTGGTGTGAGTGTCAAAAGACTTTATTCGGATATGGAGCAAGATGAAATTCCACCTTTAAAGTGTGATACGAAACCAGAGGCACGATCAGGGATTGGTAAACAAGCTGACATAAGGGATCATGATACACCAATCTCAAGCAATATGACAAAGTTCTCTTTAGATGATAAGCTATTACCTGTGGAGCAGGGTTCCAATGATACTCTAAATAAATGTGATACATCACGACGGAGTGATGTTGGCCTTGTAACAAGTCCTACAATGACACGCGGTGCAGATTCTTTCCACAAAACCAAGACCAGTGTATCATTGAAAGAAGATGGTGGTATCATAGTTCGGAATGACTCAGGCGAGGGCGTTGAAGAAAAAATTTCTAAGGTCATGAGACCAGTCactgtcaatccaagttctaaaaatcaaattttgtgCGTAACATCTGATGAAGAAAATCACGATGAATGCAATACCGCACTGGACATGGCTTGTTTACCATCACTTTCAGTCCATGAAGCTGAGCTTTTAGCCTTCAAACAACAAGGAAGCATATGGAATAGCTTCTCAGACGAGGCAGAATATTTTTCGAATGTTCCAAGCAATGGTTGGTTATCTGAAGGTGAGTTACTGTTGGGTCTTGAGTTCGGTTTGGAAGAGGATAAAAGCCTACCTCAACAACTAGAGGCTTCAGCTGATAAAGGACATCAACATGATTCTCCACTTATGGATTCAACAACTTTATTAGCTTGTGATGCTGCTCGGAAACGATCACAGACTTGCGAGACTCTTCACGACAGCTTTTCGACAAAAAATGAGCAGAGTATGGATTCAAATGCTGTCCAGTCATCTGAAATTGAATCTTCTAGTTGTTCTCATGATGATGAAAAAGTGGAGAGTGGCgttctttcttccagtcaagataCACCCTCAATATCTTTAAATCTCTTGGCTTCCACATCTGCAAATTATACTTTAACGGCAGAAAACATATGCTACACTCCAGTTGGGTCTAATGGTTACAATCATCATATTTCCGTTGTTCCTGCATGTTCTCCTTCTTCAGCAACTGTATCCAATGAAATCAAGGCTGTGGAAATGCTTCCTACTTTCTCAACCATAAAATCCAATG ATTATAATGTTTCCACCACTCATGGGTCGGTATCTGTTGTTTCATCTGAAAGCCTACATCCACAATGCTACAAGGGTGCTCAATCAACTTTGTTAATGTCGCCTTCCGAAAGTG GGATCTCATGTCTTTATATCGATGACCTCAACATGGAAACGATCGATCTTTCCACTGATGAGAAACATGATGTTTTCAATACCAACTTTTACAGGGCTACCCTTTATAGACAAAAAAATTTCAGATACTACAAG AAATTATTGAAGGACACATTTTCATCAAGAAAGAGGTTATCCAAGGAATACGAACACCTGGCTATACTACACGGAGACGTTGACATGGAATCAACGCATATTTTCGAGCCAAGTTCTTTACCTCTTTCCACAGCATCTCTAAACATGGCTACATCTCAACCATCCCATAAGATCAGTGATTCTGATTGGGAGGTACTCTAA